The proteins below come from a single Elgaria multicarinata webbii isolate HBS135686 ecotype San Diego chromosome 11, rElgMul1.1.pri, whole genome shotgun sequence genomic window:
- the LOC134405968 gene encoding vomeronasal type-2 receptor 26-like has protein sequence MVTNENLQYMGIIWLLRHFGWTWVGLLVVDDDSGDNFLQVMEPLLSKNRICSAFIERIPNQGHFHDELTIKAQRIYLPLMDEKARTCVVYGETMTVMWLTTLIFIAELEYKENTSVGKVWVMTAQIDFVVTSMIRSWDFEIFEGTILFAVHSNEPPEFQEYLQNLRFYSKRGNGFVKDFWEQAFSCSFPNPKVPLEVDNSCTGEEKLDTLPGAVFQMHMTGHSYSIYNAIYAVSHALQTMYSSRSKHRVIKGKRFGLQDLQPWQLHPFLQSISFNNSVGETVSFNGNREMAAGLDITNMAMFPNKSLHKVKIGRFDPSEGQKVTINNDRIVWNRRLKMVRPLSVCTDSCQAGKQKKSKEGEKFCCYDCVACPEGKISYQKDMDDCVKCEDDQYPNKNHNQCITKTIIFLSYEEALGTALASVAIFFALSTALVLGIFIKHKDTPIVKANNRDLTYILLISLLLCFLSSLLFLGQPGKVTCLLRQPTFGIIFSVAVSSVMAKTITVVVAFMATHPGSSMRKWVGKRLSNSIVVSCALIQTGICCVWLATSSPFPDFDMHSVTVEAIAECNEGSVIMFYFVLGYMGLLAIISFSVAFLARKLPDSFNEAKFITFSMLVFCSVWLSFVPTYLSTKGKYMVAVEIFSILASSAGILGCIFPPKCYIILMRPDLNNKKQLTRRKNYRNLKI, from the exons ATGGTCACAAATGAAAACCTTCAATATATGGGGATTATTTGGTTACTTCGTCATTTTGGATGGACCTGGGTTGGGCTTCTTGTTGTGGATGATGACAGTGGAGATAATTTCTTGCAGGTCATGGAGCCATTGCTTTCAAAGAACCGAATTTGTTCAGCTTTCATAGAAAGAATCCCAAACCAAGGCCATTTTCATGATGAACTTACTATTAAGGCCCAACGTATTTATCTGCCACTCATGGATGAGAAAGCTAGAACATGTGTTGTCTATGGAGAAACTATGACTGTTATGTGGCTTACCACACTTATTTTTATAGCAGAGCTGGAATATAAGGAAAACACATCTGTTGGAAAAGTATGGGTCATGACAGCCCAGATTGATTTTGTAGTAACTAGTATGATACGGAGTTGGGattttgaaatatttgagggCACTATTTTGTTTGCTGTTCATTCAAATGAACCTCCAGAGTTTCAAGAATATCTTCAGAATTTGAGATTTTACAGTAAACGAGGAAATGGTTTTGTCAAGGACTTCTGGGAGCAGGCATTCAGCTGTTCATTTCCAAATCCTAAGGTACCATTGGAAGTTGATAACTCATGtactggggaggagaagctggaCACTCTTCCTGGAGctgtttttcaaatgcacatgactggccacagctacagtatTTATAATGCCATCTATGCTGTTTCACATGCTTTACAGACCATGTATTCATCTAGATCCAAACACAGAGTAATTAAGGGCAAGAGATTTGGACTTCAAGATCTCCAGCCCTGGCAG CTTCACCCATTTCTTCAAAGCATTTCCTTTAACAACTCCGTTGGAGAAACAGTGTCTTTTAATGGAAATAGAGAAATGGCAGCTGGACTTGATATAACAAACATGGCTATGTTTCCAAACAAATCTCTCCATAAAGTGAAAATTGGAAGGTTTGATCCCAGTGAAGGACAAAAAGTCACCATTAACAATGATAGGATTGTGTGGAACAGGCGCCTTAAAATG GTGCGTCCCCTCTCTGTGTGTACTGACTCCTGCCAGgctggaaaacagaaaaaaagtaagGAAGGGGAAAAATTCTGCTGCTATGATTGTGTTGCAtgcccagaagggaagatttcataCCAAAAGG ATATGGATGACTGTGTCAAATGTGAAGATGATCAATATCCAAACAAGAACCACAATCAATGTATTACAAAAACTATAATTTTTCTATCCTATGAAGAAGCTTTAGGTACTGCTTTAGCCTCAGTTGCTATTTTTTTTGCCCTCAGCACAGCATTGGTGCTGGGAATTTTTATTAAGCACAAAGAtactcccatagtcaaagccaacaaccgggacctcacctatattctcctcatctccctcctgctctgcttcctctcttcCTTGCTATTCCTTGGACAACCGGGGAAAGTGACCTGCCTTCTACGACAACCAacttttggcatcatcttctcgGTGGCTGTTTCTTCTGTGATGGCTAAGACCATCACAGTGGTtgtggctttcatggccacccaTCCTGGGTCCAGcatgaggaagtgggtgggaaaaAGACTGTCCAACTCCATCGTTGTATCATGCGCTCTTATCCAAACAGGTATTTGTTGTGTGTGGCTGGCAACCTCTTCCCCATTCCCAGATTTTGACATGCATTCAGTGACTGTAGAGGCCATAGCTGAATGCAACGAAGGGTCTGTcatcatgttttattttgttctgggcTATATGGGACTTCTGGCCATCATCAGCTTCTCCGTGGCTTTCCTTGCTAGGAAGTTGCCggacagttttaatgaagccaagttcatcaccttcagcatgctggtgttttgcAGCGTTTGGTTGTCTTTTgttcccacctacctgagcaccaaggggaaatacatggtagctgtggagatcttctctatcttagcctCAAGTGCTGGGATACTAGGATGtatctttccccccaaatgctatATTATTCTGATGAGGCCTGACTTGAACAACAAAAAGCAGCTAACAAGGAGGAAAAACTACAGAAATCTAAAAATCTGA